Proteins encoded together in one Shewanella acanthi window:
- the map gene encoding type I methionyl aminopeptidase translates to MSIVIKTAEEIEKMRAAGKLAAQVLEMIAPHIKAGVTTNELNDICAKYTEEQGAISAPLNYHGFPKSICTSLNNVICHGIPSDQVLKDGDILNVDITVIKDGYHGDTSKMFLIGEVSPKDKRLCRIAQESLYLAIRKVRPGLKLGEIGNTIEKFIKASKTGLEKYSIVQDYCGHGIGAGFHEEPQVMHYRNSDNTVLRPGMCFTIEPMINAGRHTTVLDRNDNWTVTTSDGKNSAQWEHTLLVTQTGVEVLTLRDEEDFPRIINH, encoded by the coding sequence ATGAGTATAGTCATCAAGACAGCAGAAGAAATTGAGAAAATGCGTGCCGCAGGTAAATTGGCTGCGCAGGTGTTAGAAATGATTGCGCCGCACATTAAAGCGGGCGTGACGACTAACGAGCTCAACGATATCTGCGCTAAATATACCGAAGAGCAAGGCGCAATTTCCGCGCCGCTTAACTATCACGGTTTTCCAAAATCGATTTGTACTTCGTTAAACAACGTCATTTGTCACGGTATCCCAAGCGATCAAGTGCTTAAGGATGGCGATATTCTTAACGTGGATATTACCGTGATTAAAGATGGCTACCACGGTGACACCTCTAAAATGTTTTTGATTGGTGAGGTGAGCCCGAAAGATAAGCGTCTGTGCCGTATCGCCCAAGAAAGTCTGTATTTGGCCATTCGTAAAGTACGTCCTGGCTTAAAATTAGGCGAAATCGGTAATACTATCGAAAAATTCATCAAAGCCAGCAAAACAGGTCTTGAGAAATATTCCATCGTACAAGATTATTGTGGTCACGGTATTGGCGCGGGTTTCCATGAAGAGCCACAGGTCATGCACTATCGCAATAGTGACAACACGGTTCTACGCCCAGGCATGTGTTTTACCATTGAGCCGATGATCAACGCAGGTCGCCACACCACAGTGCTGGATCGCAATGATAACTGGACAGTAACCACCTCAGACGGTAAAAACTCGGCCCAATGGGAACACACATTACTCGTGACCCAAACCGGTGTAGAAGTACTGACCCTTCGTGATGAAGAGGATTTCCCACGCATTATTAATCACTAG